The genomic window GCAAGATCACCGGCGCCCTGGGCCGCCACAATGTGTCGATCGCGTCGGTCATCCAACACGAACCCGACGATCGCGCTGATCGCAACACGGTGCCACTGGTGGTGATGACGCACGAAGCCCCCGAAGGTGCCGCCAGCGGCGCGGCCGATCAGATCGAAGCGTTGCCCGAAGTCGTCGGCAACGTGGTGCGGCTGCGTGTGAAGGTCTGACGTACGGCTGGCTCGTAGCCGAAGTCGCCAGACTTTGAAAATACGCACCGAATAGCCTCCAAACTCTGGCGAGTTCGGCTACGGTTGAGTTCGGCTACGGTTGATGGCTCACAAATTCACCCAGCCGCTGCGGGTCGGACGGCTACCGCGACGGCGGTGCGTATTGACCAGGTGAGGCATCCACATGGCCTGGTCCACCACCGCCAACAGCGAGCTCGGATCGAGCGGCTTGAACAGGCAATGCACGGCGCCCAACGGTTGTGACTTCTTTTCCAGGCCCGCCCATTGCGACTCGGCAATCAGCACCGCGGGCAGGTCGCGGCAGGTTTCCATGGTCCGGATATCCGTGATCAGCTGCAGAGCCGCGGGGGCGTCGTCGCCAACGTCGCAGACCACTAGATCGAGCGTTTCCTGCTGAGCGGCTTTGAGAGCGGCCGCCGGGTTGCGTGCACAGGTGCAGACAAATCCTTCGGCATCCAGCACGCCGGCCAAGGCGATCAACGACAGCGGGCTGGCGTCTACCACCAGCACGCGTCCGGAGCGTTGAGGACGCGGGCGATCGACCTTGGCCCCGGGTCCCAAAAAATGCGGTTCCATCGCAATCACTCCAGTTAATGGTCGTTGTTCGCTCCGCGAACAGAACGCAATGGTCGTTGTTCGCTCCGCGAACGCAACGTTTTCCAATAATTCCTTCGTTATGTTCGCGGAGCGAACAACGACCATTTACCAATCTCTACGGCTCGGCGGCAAGCTCAATCTTTGATCGGCAGATCGAAGTCGCCCGTCATGTCACGCCACACACAGTGGATGTGATTGGCCGGGTTGCCGGCGGCATCGGGCTGCGTATTGACGAACTCGATCAGAAACGTATCGCCGGTGATGCGGTAATAGTGCCCCACACCGGGCTCCAACGCTCCGGCCCAGCCGAAGTGGATGTTGTCCCAACCGCTTTCGTTGATCAACGCCATGCGGGCTTTGGAGACCGAATCGGGCACGGCGCTGTTGTAGACATCGATCAGTTCGCGGAGCGTGGTCTGCTGGGCTTTGGTCAGGTCCCCGTAAGCGATCCCCACCGGTTCGGTGACCTGCGGCTGCGGTTCGCCGGCGAAGCGGATTTCGGCCAGAGCTTCGTCCGCAAAACGGCCGGCTGCCAACTGCTTCTCGTCCAAGGACCCGACCAGCTGGAACGCCAAAACTTCTTCATCACGAAGCACACGGGTGCCCTTCTTGATCGGGCCCTCGACTTCATTGCGGACTTCGGCCGGATTGGAAGCGAAGAACTGCGGCGTGCTGTCGACGATTACGTCACCGCGGCAGACAAAATTCAAGGACAGATGGTGCCCTTCAAAGCTCAGGCCCCAAGGCGTGTCTTCGCTGGTCTCACTGGGATCGCCAAACACCGTGACGTAGTACTTGCGAGGGTCGCGACGGGCTTCGCTGCCGGGACCTTCCAGCTGCCGGAGGACGCCTTCGAGCGACATGATCTGGTTAGCTTTCTTGTACCCGATCTCACTCAGGGCCGCCCGCACCAACCGCAGTGCGGCGGCTTGCTGGGCGTCGTTCATGTCACGCAGCGGCAGGCCTTTGCGTTCCGGCTTGGGGATGAAGTGCCAACCCACACGGGCCGGTGACTCGTAGGGCATCTGAGCCAGTTTTAGTTCCTCGGGCGACAAGGTGCCCAGCCACGCGGTGGCGAAGGTCCGCATATTGGCGGCCGGAGGCGCAGCAAGATTAAGTGCCAATCCGGCACCGCAGGCAATCACGGCCAAGCCACACGCGACCCAGGTTTTGGTTTTCATAGAAGTAGGGTGGGGTAGGGAGGGGGGTGAGTCAACAAACGTTGAGCCCAAAGCATAACCGGGCCGAGTGGCGAACGCAAAGCTGACCGAGCAAGCAGCGGCAACATCAGCCGCGAAGCGGCGGCGTCCCCTATTCGTCGCGCGGCAGGTCGTCGACCAGCAGATCCGAGAGGGCCTCGCGGAGCGGGTCGTCGTCGGCGTTGCAGAAGCCCCAGTGCTCGCGTCGTCGCCAACCTTCGGCCGCTTTAAATTTGCCCGACATGTTGCCCGAATCGGCGGCCAGATCGATCATGGTTTGCACGTAAGAGTCCATCCCCTGGCTGGAATCGAGCCATTCGCGTTGGCTCTCATGGGCCGCCAACGCTGCTTCTTTGCGGTCCATCACCGCTTCGATATCGACCCAGAAATGCGGACGCACCCGCTGGCCGGTGGGGGTCCGGTTTCCGACTGGCTGGGCATGGTAGACCGTCACCGGTTCGTAATAGGGTTCGACCGGCGGCACGGTTTCAAAGTTCGGCATGCCGTGAGCAAAAGCCGCCGAGACCGCCAGTCGGCAGACAAACTCGTGGTCTTCCATATAGTCGACCGGCGAGTGGGTCAGGATGATCGAAGCTTTGGTTTGCCGGACCACCGCTGCGACCCGCTGGAACAATTCGGTCGTGTAAGCCATTTCCATATCACGGCCGATGGGCGGATAAAACGTGGCCTCCATTCGCCGCGCCGCTTCCTGGGCTTCGGTTAACCGCCGGGCCGCACACTCGACGGGCCCCAGTTGCGTCGAACCGCGACTGCCGTCGGCAACATTAAAGTAGTGCAGATCCCAACCGCGGTCCCGCAACTGCAGCATCGTGCCGCACATTACGTATTCGATATCGTCTGGGTGCGCAGCAATGGCAAGTACCGAAGGCATGACGCGGAGTTCCCTAAGCAAGATGTTGTTGATGTTGGATAGAAGGGCGAGGACCAAGATTTTGAGAAATAATCGTCGCCCCTACAACCGCTTGGAAAACACGGTGCCTTCGGTTTCCAACACGAACCTCAAGGACCGCAGCGTAACGGCATGATCCGGCTGATTATCGCCCGCTACGGCCTCCACACGCGTCACTCCGCGTTTTTGCAATTGTTGCAGCGCGGCCGAAATCGTGTATTTCACCGCCGCGCCGTGATCGTTGTCTTGCAGCGAAGCCCAATCGGCGAGGATGGCTTGGCAGGTGGGAAACACCTGAGCTTCGGGACAGCTGAGTTGGAATTCGGCCCACGCCAAATCTTCCCCCCCTCGCGTCCGGGCCGTGAACCGCTCCAGATCCGCATGCGACAACGCGGCCGCCCGCCGCAGTCCCTCGGGCAACACGTCCTGATGCTCGATCGACGTTGCGCGTCGCAGCTGCATCTGCATGCGGTCGATGGGGGGGCGAAACTGGGCCAGCGAAACGCTGTAGCGAGCAATCCGATGCAACGGTGTGTATGCGTTTTGCATAAACCAGCCGGCCGCCACGCGATCGGCATCCAAGATCCCCTCGCCGGGCCCCAACGGACTCAGCCCGGCGTAACCGCTGAAGTGCTCCGCCGCCGTGCCCCCCAACATCGCCTCGCAACCGGCCGCTCGGGCCGCCTGTTCGCAGCGCAGCAGCAACTCCCGACCAAGCGTATCGGTGGCCGCGGCCGGGCAGGCACAAATAGCCGGCAGGACCGCTTCTTGAGGCCGACCGGGGACAACCATCCAGTGGGCAAAGGCGACCACACGGTCATCGTCGAGCGCCACGATCAGCCGCCGGGGATCGAAATATAGACGATCGAAGATGGCTTGCTCGAATGCCGCCGCGGTCAACTGGGGCAACATTCCGGCCGCTTCGAAATGGGCGTTCCAGGTTTGCAATAGTTGCGGCACATCCGCATTTCGAAATTCGCGCAGCGTCGTCACAGGATCATCAACAAAGAGTAGGGGGACGGCAGTGTGCTATAATGCCACATGTATGCAACGTTGGCACCCCCTGGGCAACCCTGGAAAGTGCCGCACAATAAACGCATGCCCGAACGAACCGTCCCCCAACCGCTCGACCGACAACAATGGCAAGGCGCCGCCCTGTTTTTGGCGTCGCTGTTCATGTTTTTCGTGTCCAGCATCATCCTGTACTTCCTGTACGCCTACTGGCGTCGCGACGAACCCCAAGCGGCGATGGAATTGCCGGGGATGTTTCTGATCAGCACGGTGGCCTTGCTGGGGATCAGCGTGTTGGTCCATAAAGCGACCAAGCTGGTCCGCCGTGACCGTTGTTCGGCCACCGCCACTGTACTGGGGCTGGCAACCGTGTTGTCGTTCGTGTTCATGGTCGCCCAAGGCTATTCGATGTGGCAAATGCTGCAGACGCCCCAGATGCGAAACGGCTTTTACCAGGGCGTGGGCTCGATGGTCGTTGTGCTGGCCATTCTGCACGCCCTGCACGTGGTTGGGGGGATCATCGCCCTGGGGCTGGTGGGCGCTCGCTGCTACGAAGGCCGCTACGACCACGAACGGCACGGCGCGGTGGATTTTGCCGCCGCCTACTGGCATTTCCTGGACCTGGTATGGCTGTTCATGCTAGCCGCTTTCTGGAGCACCACCGCCGGATTCAACTTCTAGCTTGGTCGTTGTTCGCTCCGCGAACATAACGTTTTGCGTTCCGCGTTGCGTTCGCGGAGCGAACGACGACCTTGATCACACCGCTTCGCGAAGCACTTGCAGATACCGCTCGACCATGGCATCCCAGCCGAATCGCTCGACCACCTCGACGGCACGTCGGCCCAGCTGTTGTCTTCGTGTGTCGTCCTGCATC from Roseimaritima ulvae includes these protein-coding regions:
- a CDS encoding response regulator, producing MEPHFLGPGAKVDRPRPQRSGRVLVVDASPLSLIALAGVLDAEGFVCTCARNPAAALKAAQQETLDLVVCDVGDDAPAALQLITDIRTMETCRDLPAVLIAESQWAGLEKKSQPLGAVHCLFKPLDPSSLLAVVDQAMWMPHLVNTHRRRGSRPTRSGWVNL
- a CDS encoding DUF3500 domain-containing protein, translating into MKTKTWVACGLAVIACGAGLALNLAAPPAANMRTFATAWLGTLSPEELKLAQMPYESPARVGWHFIPKPERKGLPLRDMNDAQQAAALRLVRAALSEIGYKKANQIMSLEGVLRQLEGPGSEARRDPRKYYVTVFGDPSETSEDTPWGLSFEGHHLSLNFVCRGDVIVDSTPQFFASNPAEVRNEVEGPIKKGTRVLRDEEVLAFQLVGSLDEKQLAAGRFADEALAEIRFAGEPQPQVTEPVGIAYGDLTKAQQTTLRELIDVYNSAVPDSVSKARMALINESGWDNIHFGWAGALEPGVGHYYRITGDTFLIEFVNTQPDAAGNPANHIHCVWRDMTGDFDLPIKD
- a CDS encoding PIG-L deacetylase family protein; this encodes MPSVLAIAAHPDDIEYVMCGTMLQLRDRGWDLHYFNVADGSRGSTQLGPVECAARRLTEAQEAARRMEATFYPPIGRDMEMAYTTELFQRVAAVVRQTKASIILTHSPVDYMEDHEFVCRLAVSAAFAHGMPNFETVPPVEPYYEPVTVYHAQPVGNRTPTGQRVRPHFWVDIEAVMDRKEAALAAHESQREWLDSSQGMDSYVQTMIDLAADSGNMSGKFKAAEGWRRREHWGFCNADDDPLREALSDLLVDDLPRDE
- a CDS encoding GNAT family N-acetyltransferase; its protein translation is MTTLREFRNADVPQLLQTWNAHFEAAGMLPQLTAAAFEQAIFDRLYFDPRRLIVALDDDRVVAFAHWMVVPGRPQEAVLPAICACPAAATDTLGRELLLRCEQAARAAGCEAMLGGTAAEHFSGYAGLSPLGPGEGILDADRVAAGWFMQNAYTPLHRIARYSVSLAQFRPPIDRMQMQLRRATSIEHQDVLPEGLRRAAALSHADLERFTARTRGGEDLAWAEFQLSCPEAQVFPTCQAILADWASLQDNDHGAAVKYTISAALQQLQKRGVTRVEAVAGDNQPDHAVTLRSLRFVLETEGTVFSKRL
- a CDS encoding cytochrome c oxidase subunit 3, with the protein product MPERTVPQPLDRQQWQGAALFLASLFMFFVSSIILYFLYAYWRRDEPQAAMELPGMFLISTVALLGISVLVHKATKLVRRDRCSATATVLGLATVLSFVFMVAQGYSMWQMLQTPQMRNGFYQGVGSMVVVLAILHALHVVGGIIALGLVGARCYEGRYDHERHGAVDFAAAYWHFLDLVWLFMLAAFWSTTAGFNF